The Geobacter sp. AOG2 genome includes a window with the following:
- a CDS encoding glycosyltransferase family 2 protein: MSNNNSEYTDEPFVSVVTPFYNAEQYLSECIESVLNQNYNNFEYVLVDNCSSDGSLEIARNFESMDPRIRIVKNEIFLQQVQNYNHALKQISEQSRYCKIVQADDWIFPDCIREMVSVAESDPAVGIVGAYRLDDCRVNCDGLPYPETIFSGRDICRKSLLEDFFVFGSATSILLRSDIVRSRSPFYKENCPHEDTESCYEILYDNNFGFVHKVLTFTRRENESLTSRIRKFDPFYLVDKLITVVKFGKLYLDGPEYIKCLENVEYRYYQFLGTYFMTSSWRDYYDYHSNNLKSIDYKINLFKLMKYRIIYLLKNMFNVRLLILKLK; the protein is encoded by the coding sequence ATGAGCAATAATAACTCAGAATATACAGATGAACCTTTTGTCAGCGTTGTAACACCATTTTACAATGCCGAACAGTACCTTTCGGAATGTATAGAGAGTGTATTAAACCAGAACTATAATAATTTTGAATATGTTCTTGTCGATAATTGCAGCAGCGATGGATCGCTTGAAATTGCACGCAACTTTGAAAGCATGGACCCCAGAATCAGGATTGTGAAAAATGAAATATTTCTGCAGCAAGTGCAAAATTACAACCATGCGTTGAAGCAGATATCGGAACAGAGCAGGTATTGCAAAATCGTGCAGGCAGATGATTGGATTTTCCCGGATTGTATCAGGGAAATGGTTTCAGTAGCAGAATCCGACCCTGCTGTGGGAATTGTTGGTGCTTACCGCCTGGACGACTGCAGAGTGAATTGTGACGGATTGCCATATCCAGAAACGATATTCTCGGGGAGAGATATTTGTAGAAAATCCTTACTTGAAGATTTCTTTGTATTCGGGTCGGCAACGTCGATATTGCTGCGATCCGATATTGTGAGAAGCCGCAGTCCATTTTATAAAGAGAATTGTCCGCATGAAGATACGGAATCATGCTATGAGATTCTTTACGATAATAATTTCGGTTTTGTTCATAAAGTTCTCACATTTACCCGTAGAGAAAACGAATCGTTGACGTCGCGTATCAGGAAATTTGATCCCTTCTATCTGGTTGATAAATTAATAACAGTTGTCAAATTTGGCAAACTGTATCTGGATGGACCGGAATATATAAAATGTCTTGAAAATGTGGAATATAGATACTATCAGTTTCTCGGCACCTATTTCATGACATCGTCATGGCGAGATTATTACGACTACCACAGTAATAACCTTAAAAGCATTGATTATAAAATAAATTTATTTAAGCTTATGAAGTACAGAATCATATATTTGCTTAAAAATATGTTTAATGTCAGATTACTGATTTTAAAGTTGAAATAA
- a CDS encoding glycosyltransferase family 2 protein: MDISVILATYNRNTILTKTLDSFCNLNVQGINWELIVVDNANDDKVLNLVKSYTGRLPILYLPEERKGKNYALNTAIGIAKGELYVFTDDDVIADSNWLMEMWGGARRWSEYSVFGGRILPDFPSGNIPISDKHPFFNGAYVVADWNIAEGPYEAHRVWGPNMAIRANLFAENRRFNTGIGPCGKDYISGSETEFTIRVEKEGYHSIFLPNSLVYHQIRPEQLEVQWLYGRAYRLGRSHAKIGEKPNVPFLFNAPRYLVRSFVETAVKRIINFFNTSARIDAGIDFWMIKGEIDQYRNDSGPRSANTR, encoded by the coding sequence ATGGATATTTCGGTTATCTTGGCAACATATAATAGAAATACTATTCTAACTAAGACATTGGATAGTTTTTGTAATTTAAATGTACAAGGCATTAACTGGGAATTAATCGTAGTTGATAATGCCAATGATGATAAAGTATTGAATCTGGTAAAAAGCTACACCGGCAGGCTCCCGATACTCTATTTGCCTGAAGAACGTAAAGGCAAAAACTATGCTTTAAATACGGCCATCGGAATAGCAAAAGGCGAGCTGTATGTCTTTACCGATGATGACGTTATTGCTGACAGCAACTGGCTGATGGAAATGTGGGGGGGGGCGCGGAGATGGTCTGAGTATTCTGTTTTCGGAGGAAGGATTTTGCCTGATTTTCCTTCCGGAAATATACCTATTTCGGACAAACATCCTTTTTTCAATGGCGCGTATGTCGTTGCCGATTGGAATATTGCCGAGGGCCCCTATGAGGCGCACCGCGTGTGGGGACCCAACATGGCAATCCGGGCCAATCTTTTTGCCGAGAACCGGAGATTCAATACGGGTATAGGCCCATGCGGGAAGGACTATATTTCAGGGAGTGAAACGGAGTTTACCATCAGGGTGGAAAAGGAAGGCTATCATTCGATATTCCTGCCCAACAGCTTGGTTTATCACCAGATTCGCCCTGAGCAGCTTGAAGTGCAATGGTTATATGGAAGAGCGTATCGATTGGGCAGGAGCCATGCGAAAATCGGCGAAAAGCCGAATGTACCTTTCCTCTTCAACGCTCCCAGATACCTCGTCAGGTCGTTTGTGGAAACGGCAGTAAAGCGAATCATCAATTTTTTCAATACGTCCGCAAGGATTGATGCTGGAATTGACTTCTGGATGATCAAAGGCGAGATCGATCAGTATCGAAACGATTCCGGTCCGCGTAGTGCCAATACCCGGTAA
- a CDS encoding ABC transporter permease, producing the protein MDISNIIKYKDLFYMISWREIKVKYKQSFMGILWALFMPIIIISAGILVKYSMSKVAGTQFSYNEIASVSIKAIPWSFFVSSIRFSTNSLTSNFSLVTKIKFPKIIFPLSSVFSQLIDFVIAASFMVIFLLILGYGFSAKSLFAIVLLVILIVYTIGLSILLSAANLFFRDVKYIVEVVLTFAIFFTPVFYEVKLFGAWDKLLLLNPISPILECLNGCLVMDQFLYMEWVAYSAVFSFLLLLLSIKIFNKVEPMFAEYI; encoded by the coding sequence ATGGATATTTCTAATATTATCAAGTACAAAGATCTCTTCTACATGATTTCCTGGAGAGAAATCAAAGTAAAATACAAGCAGTCTTTTATGGGGATCCTCTGGGCCCTGTTCATGCCGATCATTATCATATCTGCCGGTATTCTCGTGAAATACAGCATGTCAAAGGTTGCCGGCACGCAATTCTCTTATAATGAAATTGCCAGTGTATCCATAAAAGCTATTCCTTGGTCATTTTTTGTTTCATCAATTAGGTTTTCAACAAACAGCCTGACTTCAAATTTCAGTTTAGTAACGAAAATAAAATTTCCCAAGATAATATTTCCCCTGAGCTCGGTATTTTCTCAATTAATCGATTTCGTCATTGCTGCATCTTTCATGGTTATATTCCTGTTGATCCTGGGATACGGTTTTAGCGCAAAAAGTTTATTTGCCATAGTATTGCTGGTAATATTAATAGTTTATACGATTGGTTTGAGTATCTTGTTATCGGCCGCAAATTTATTTTTCAGGGATGTCAAGTATATAGTGGAAGTTGTACTGACATTCGCCATTTTCTTCACTCCTGTTTTCTACGAAGTAAAGTTATTTGGGGCATGGGATAAGTTGTTACTTTTAAACCCCATTTCACCAATCCTGGAATGCTTGAACGGATGTTTGGTTATGGATCAGTTTTTGTATATGGAATGGGTTGCTTATAGTGCGGTTTTTTCTTTTCTCTTGCTACTGTTGTCAATAAAAATATTCAATAAAGTTGAACCCATGTTCGCAGAATACATATAA
- a CDS encoding ABC transporter ATP-binding protein, producing the protein MSQTAISFDNVSKKFKRGEMYDSLRDFIPALVKQAFKKTESDLLASSEFWALRNISFSVAQGESVGIIGHNGAGKSTMLKHLNGIMKPTGGTITVNGKLSALIEIGAGFHPDLSGRENIFLNGTILGMSRAEIRRKFDEIVDFSGLEEFIDTPVKRYSSGMHARLGFSVAVHLEPDILVVDEVLSVGDYVFQKKGLDKMHSILKGGATVLFVSHNLRAVSDLCDRSLLLDHGRVLLDGPTHEVIDCYYKSDPYKKMGEDSKDVILENIVIYGENGEQSQFYEKDKLRLEISVKGIKKVDKIAVCIYLQDDNYYLIFDTSTERLTKSSFTINENEIMKHVFELELNLGPGTYHVGALIYRYDIQKTYDSLFPAKTIFVKSDRDARGAANLYPVLVEGP; encoded by the coding sequence ATGTCACAAACAGCCATATCTTTTGATAATGTCTCGAAAAAATTCAAGAGGGGTGAAATGTATGATTCATTGCGCGATTTCATCCCCGCCCTGGTTAAACAGGCTTTTAAAAAAACAGAGAGCGACCTGCTGGCAAGCAGCGAATTTTGGGCTTTGCGGAATATCTCCTTTTCTGTGGCGCAAGGTGAGTCAGTCGGCATAATTGGCCACAACGGCGCCGGCAAAAGTACGATGCTGAAACACCTCAACGGCATAATGAAGCCAACTGGCGGCACCATAACGGTAAACGGGAAATTATCCGCGCTCATCGAAATTGGTGCCGGGTTCCACCCCGACCTGTCCGGGCGTGAGAATATATTCCTGAATGGAACCATCCTCGGTATGTCGCGCGCGGAAATCAGAAGAAAGTTTGACGAAATAGTCGATTTTTCGGGACTCGAAGAATTTATCGACACGCCGGTCAAACGCTATTCATCCGGTATGCATGCCCGTCTCGGTTTTTCTGTGGCCGTGCATCTTGAGCCGGATATTCTTGTCGTGGACGAGGTCTTGAGCGTCGGCGATTACGTTTTTCAAAAAAAGGGCCTTGATAAGATGCACTCCATTCTGAAAGGAGGTGCAACCGTGCTTTTCGTTTCGCATAATCTGCGCGCAGTTTCCGATTTATGCGACCGTTCGTTGCTCCTTGACCATGGCAGGGTTCTGCTGGATGGGCCTACTCATGAAGTAATTGATTGTTATTACAAAAGTGATCCCTATAAAAAAATGGGTGAAGATAGTAAAGATGTTATATTAGAAAATATAGTAATTTATGGAGAAAACGGAGAGCAGAGTCAGTTTTACGAAAAAGACAAGCTAAGATTGGAAATCAGCGTAAAAGGCATAAAAAAAGTCGATAAAATAGCTGTATGCATTTATTTGCAGGATGATAATTACTATCTTATTTTTGATACATCAACAGAAAGACTCACTAAAAGCAGTTTTACAATAAATGAAAATGAAATTATGAAGCATGTATTTGAACTTGAACTGAATCTTGGCCCAGGAACATATCATGTCGGTGCGTTGATATATCGTTATGACATACAGAAAACCTATGATTCACTTTTTCCTGCCAAAACAATTTTTGTGAAATCGGATAGGGATGCACGTGGAGCTGCCAATTTGTACCCTGTCTTGGTAGAAGGACCGTAA
- a CDS encoding bifunctional 2-polyprenyl-6-hydroxyphenol methylase/3-demethylubiquinol 3-O-methyltransferase UbiG, with protein MVLKMSKLLEEQVPSLKDQADWWDSWNLKHRTGTLEVLDEATIRRGTKVLEFCKSLPSVQRTICEIGCGTGWLCERLFEFGSVTGVDLSSRAIESARFRLPGATFIAGDFFDISLPVESFDIVIALETISYVNDQSQFFSKLASLVKPHGYVIITSVNKFVFERRDDVKPPGAGQIRKWLSKQDILNLFKADFKIISVDTVLPCGNRGILRVTNSYKINKILEVFFPPARIEAFKESLGLGQSIVIVAQKRPSHNK; from the coding sequence GTGGTACTGAAGATGAGCAAACTGCTTGAAGAACAGGTCCCGAGCCTAAAAGACCAGGCAGATTGGTGGGATTCCTGGAATTTGAAGCATCGGACGGGCACTCTTGAGGTCCTTGATGAGGCTACCATCAGGAGAGGGACAAAAGTACTCGAATTTTGCAAATCATTGCCTTCCGTTCAGCGTACCATATGTGAAATCGGTTGCGGGACCGGTTGGCTGTGTGAACGGCTTTTTGAATTTGGTTCCGTAACGGGTGTGGACTTATCTTCGCGGGCGATTGAATCTGCACGATTTCGGCTTCCTGGAGCTACGTTTATTGCCGGAGATTTCTTTGATATTTCTTTGCCGGTTGAATCGTTCGACATTGTGATAGCCTTAGAAACGATTTCCTATGTGAACGATCAGTCGCAATTTTTTTCCAAGCTGGCTTCACTGGTCAAGCCGCATGGCTATGTGATTATCACTTCGGTCAATAAATTCGTCTTTGAACGGAGAGATGATGTCAAACCACCAGGGGCGGGACAAATCAGAAAATGGCTTTCAAAACAGGATATCTTGAACTTATTTAAAGCGGATTTCAAAATTATCTCTGTGGATACGGTTTTGCCATGCGGTAACCGGGGAATACTGAGAGTGACAAATTCATATAAAATAAACAAGATCCTGGAAGTTTTTTTCCCGCCTGCAAGGATCGAAGCTTTTAAGGAAAGCTTGGGACTGGGACAGTCGATAGTGATTGTAGCTCAGAAAAGGCCGTCTCATAATAAATAG
- a CDS encoding sugar phosphate nucleotidyltransferase — translation MKVVLFCGGMGMRLRDYSETIPKPMVCVGHRPILWNVMKYYAHFGHTEFILCLGYRADSIKNYFLNYTECLSNDFTLTNGGKDLHLYHNDISDWTITFADTGITTNIGQRLRAVQKYLGDDEVFLANYSDGLTDFHLPTMIDFFTESQKTACFMSVRPNQSFHIVNVAESGLVNSITGLERSDIWVNGGYFILRRNIFDYIKDGDELVNEPFRRLIDKKELLTYRYDGFWMSMDTFKDKQHLDDLYAKGTTPWEVWSTVGA, via the coding sequence ATGAAAGTCGTTCTGTTCTGTGGTGGTATGGGCATGAGGTTGCGTGACTATTCGGAGACCATTCCCAAGCCCATGGTCTGCGTCGGCCATCGGCCGATTCTCTGGAATGTCATGAAATACTACGCCCACTTCGGGCATACTGAATTCATCCTGTGTCTTGGATACCGGGCAGATTCCATCAAGAACTACTTCCTCAATTACACGGAATGCCTCTCCAACGATTTTACTCTCACCAATGGCGGCAAAGACCTCCATCTCTACCATAATGACATCTCGGACTGGACCATAACCTTTGCCGATACCGGCATCACGACCAATATTGGACAGCGCTTGCGGGCTGTTCAGAAATATCTGGGCGATGACGAGGTGTTCCTGGCGAACTACAGCGACGGTCTAACGGATTTTCATCTTCCCACAATGATCGACTTTTTTACCGAATCGCAGAAAACGGCCTGTTTTATGAGCGTAAGGCCAAACCAAAGCTTTCATATCGTCAATGTCGCGGAGAGTGGTCTTGTTAATTCAATTACCGGATTGGAGCGTTCGGACATCTGGGTAAATGGCGGCTACTTTATCCTGCGCCGGAATATATTTGATTATATCAAGGACGGCGATGAATTGGTGAATGAGCCTTTCCGGCGCCTGATCGATAAAAAAGAGCTGCTCACCTACCGCTACGACGGGTTTTGGATGAGCATGGACACCTTTAAAGACAAACAGCACCTGGATGACCTGTATGCCAAGGGCACTACCCCCTGGGAGGTCTGGTCAACGGTTGGAGCTTAG
- a CDS encoding PIG-L deacetylase family protein, with the protein MLPLHFTKKHDALKILCLGAHCDDIEIGCGGTILKLREEFPDATIQWIVFSGTAIRSQEFRASAECFLDPENASKCRNYDFRDGFFPSSWKEIKECFEQIKHEVDPDVIFTHYREDLHQDHRIISELTWNTFRNHLVFEYEIPKFDGDLGKPNFYSVLSEATCTRKLDHILENYASQSNKSWFTRDLFMAILRLRGMEVNSPSKLSEAFHVRKMVV; encoded by the coding sequence ATGTTACCTTTGCATTTTACAAAAAAACATGACGCGTTGAAAATCCTTTGCCTGGGTGCCCATTGCGACGACATCGAAATAGGGTGCGGCGGAACCATTCTCAAACTGCGCGAAGAGTTCCCCGATGCAACGATACAATGGATAGTCTTCAGCGGCACCGCAATCAGGTCACAGGAGTTCCGGGCATCGGCAGAATGTTTCCTGGACCCTGAAAATGCCTCGAAATGCAGGAACTATGATTTTAGGGATGGTTTTTTCCCCAGTTCATGGAAAGAGATAAAGGAGTGCTTTGAGCAGATAAAACACGAAGTCGATCCGGATGTTATTTTCACCCACTATAGGGAGGATCTCCACCAGGACCATCGGATCATTTCCGAACTGACCTGGAACACGTTTCGTAACCATCTCGTCTTTGAATATGAAATCCCGAAGTTTGACGGTGATCTGGGAAAACCGAATTTTTATTCAGTGCTGTCTGAGGCTACCTGCACCAGAAAGCTTGACCATATTTTGGAAAACTATGCCAGCCAATCCAATAAAAGCTGGTTTACTCGGGATCTGTTTATGGCCATTCTCCGCTTGCGGGGGATGGAAGTGAACTCTCCTTCGAAGCTTTCCGAAGCGTTCCATGTCAGGAAGATGGTAGTGTAA
- a CDS encoding XrtA system polysaccharide deacetylase, with the protein MLNALTIDVEDYFQVNAFARQIRYEDWDHYPLRVERNTSVILDMLDEFGVKATFFILGWVAERAPDIVKEIHRRGHEIACHGYGHQLVYAIGPDKFREDIAKSRSILENISGERVIGYRAPSYSITRKSMWALEILVEEGFEYDSSIFPIIHDTYGIPDASRFPGVIRCASGVLREFPLSTLSLKLFGKDIRLPVAGGGYLRLFPARMIDWAINTINRQEKQPTVLYFHPWEIDPHQPRIKTGLKSRFRHYVNLEKTEGKLRALVSRNNFGTMREVLEACVPIPAVD; encoded by the coding sequence ATGCTTAATGCTCTGACCATAGATGTTGAAGATTATTTTCAGGTGAATGCCTTTGCCCGGCAGATACGATATGAAGATTGGGACCATTATCCGCTTCGCGTTGAGCGCAATACCTCCGTCATCCTTGATATGCTCGACGAATTCGGCGTCAAGGCGACCTTCTTCATATTGGGGTGGGTTGCAGAACGGGCCCCTGACATTGTTAAGGAAATACATCGGCGAGGGCATGAAATCGCCTGCCACGGCTATGGTCATCAGTTGGTTTATGCCATCGGGCCGGATAAATTCAGGGAGGATATAGCCAAGTCGCGTTCCATCCTGGAAAATATCAGCGGTGAACGCGTGATCGGTTACCGGGCGCCCAGTTATTCCATCACCAGGAAGTCCATGTGGGCACTCGAGATTCTGGTGGAGGAAGGCTTTGAGTATGATTCAAGCATATTTCCGATAATCCATGACACGTATGGAATACCTGATGCAAGCCGTTTTCCTGGCGTGATCAGATGTGCTTCCGGGGTGTTGCGGGAATTTCCCCTGTCCACCCTGTCTTTGAAATTGTTTGGCAAAGACATTCGACTGCCCGTTGCCGGTGGGGGGTATTTGCGCTTGTTTCCCGCAAGGATGATCGATTGGGCGATCAATACGATAAACCGCCAGGAGAAGCAGCCGACCGTTCTCTATTTCCATCCATGGGAGATCGATCCGCACCAGCCGCGTATCAAGACTGGACTCAAGAGCCGTTTCCGGCATTATGTGAATCTGGAAAAAACCGAAGGGAAGTTGCGGGCTCTGGTGTCTCGAAATAATTTCGGCACTATGCGTGAGGTACTCGAAGCATGTGTACCGATACCCGCGGTGGATTGA
- a CDS encoding FemAB family XrtA/PEP-CTERM system-associated protein, producing the protein MCTDTRGGLIMEMAIHSYNETGTEWNEYAALHRDGTNYHQYGWRNVIENSFGHRTHYLVARDSAKAIRGLLPLTHMKSKLFGNLLVSLPFFNYGGVLADDEDISRALLQEAENIRCATGAEYVELRHLQKFSGELATKEHKVTMILDLRDDGELQWNDLNAKVRNQVRKAEKSGLSVRTGQQELLDGFYEVFCRNMRDLGTPVYGKVFFQNILNAFPDTTRIISIFLDGRTIASGILVWYRDTLEVPWASSIRDFRELCPNNLLYWEAIKFAILNGSTKFDFGRSTPEEGTYRFKKQWGARPLPLYWQYLLKTGTAMPEINPKNPKYEMAIKVWQKLPVGLTKIVGPGIVRNIP; encoded by the coding sequence ATGTGTACCGATACCCGCGGTGGATTGATCATGGAGATGGCGATTCATTCCTACAACGAAACCGGCACTGAATGGAACGAGTACGCAGCTCTCCACCGCGACGGCACCAACTATCACCAGTACGGCTGGCGCAACGTGATAGAGAACAGTTTTGGTCACAGGACACATTATCTGGTTGCGAGGGACAGCGCCAAGGCGATTCGCGGACTTCTGCCCCTGACCCACATGAAAAGCAAGTTATTCGGCAACTTGTTGGTGTCATTGCCATTTTTTAACTACGGCGGGGTTCTGGCCGATGATGAAGACATATCCCGCGCCCTTTTGCAGGAGGCTGAAAACATACGTTGTGCGACAGGTGCCGAATACGTTGAGCTTCGGCACTTGCAAAAATTTTCCGGGGAGCTTGCTACCAAAGAACACAAGGTAACAATGATCCTCGATCTGCGGGATGACGGGGAGTTACAATGGAATGACCTGAACGCCAAAGTCCGGAATCAGGTGCGCAAGGCGGAAAAGAGCGGGCTGTCGGTTCGGACCGGGCAACAGGAATTGCTGGACGGATTTTACGAGGTATTTTGCCGTAACATGAGGGATCTGGGTACGCCGGTTTATGGAAAGGTATTTTTCCAGAATATTTTGAATGCATTCCCGGACACAACCCGCATCATATCAATCTTCCTTGACGGCAGAACGATTGCCTCAGGCATCCTGGTGTGGTATCGGGACACACTGGAGGTCCCCTGGGCATCCTCGATCAGAGACTTCCGGGAACTGTGTCCCAACAATCTTCTCTACTGGGAGGCAATTAAGTTCGCCATCCTGAATGGCTCCACGAAATTCGACTTTGGCCGGTCCACGCCGGAAGAGGGGACGTATCGTTTCAAAAAACAATGGGGCGCCAGACCGCTGCCCCTCTATTGGCAATATCTACTCAAAACCGGCACTGCGATGCCGGAGATCAACCCCAAGAATCCGAAGTACGAAATGGCCATCAAGGTCTGGCAAAAGCTTCCCGTGGGGCTTACGAAGATAGTGGGACCAGGCATCGTGCGGAATATTCCTTGA
- a CDS encoding glycosyltransferase family 2 protein: protein MQFSIIIPAKNEEANIGRCLDSISRMTFDTSQYEVIVVDNGSTDETAEIARQKGATVYVEPDLTIAGLRNFGASQASGQIYAFLDADCAVSAQWLEFASHYLDPAENIVAFGSPAVVPEGGTWVQKAWFNVRGRAGQVVDVDWLESANLFVKSSAFRTVHGFDESLVTCEDYDLTRKLKAVGRLVSDYRVMAIHYREPATIKEFIKKEIWRGKNNYTGIFRRKIDKEEIPSLILPLIYLVFWVISLLLLVACLTGMGNRYLFYLLGILLLWQVPIIFVSFRKNKTSEIKTVLQLYILFNAYFFARSLVPVRWK from the coding sequence ATGCAATTTTCTATCATAATTCCGGCTAAAAATGAGGAAGCAAACATTGGGCGCTGTCTTGACTCCATCAGTCGGATGACGTTTGATACTAGTCAATATGAAGTGATAGTTGTCGATAACGGGTCAACAGACGAAACGGCAGAGATAGCTCGCCAGAAGGGCGCTACGGTCTATGTCGAACCTGATCTGACCATTGCCGGCCTCAGAAATTTTGGTGCATCCCAGGCGAGCGGCCAGATTTATGCTTTTCTTGACGCCGACTGTGCCGTCAGCGCCCAATGGCTTGAGTTTGCATCTCATTACCTGGATCCAGCTGAAAATATTGTTGCTTTCGGCAGCCCTGCGGTTGTTCCTGAAGGCGGAACGTGGGTGCAGAAGGCCTGGTTCAACGTCAGGGGCAGGGCAGGGCAGGTCGTTGATGTCGATTGGCTTGAATCCGCCAACCTGTTTGTGAAATCTTCAGCGTTTCGGACGGTGCATGGTTTCGACGAATCTCTCGTCACGTGTGAAGACTATGATTTGACCCGGAAGCTGAAGGCTGTCGGCCGGTTGGTATCTGATTATCGAGTTATGGCCATCCATTATAGAGAACCTGCTACCATCAAAGAGTTTATTAAAAAAGAAATATGGCGCGGCAAAAATAATTATACGGGAATATTTAGACGCAAAATAGATAAAGAAGAGATCCCCAGCTTGATATTGCCGCTGATATACCTTGTCTTTTGGGTGATCTCCCTGTTGCTGCTCGTTGCGTGCTTGACCGGCATGGGCAATAGGTATTTGTTTTATCTCTTGGGAATACTGCTGTTGTGGCAGGTTCCGATTATTTTTGTATCGTTCAGAAAGAACAAGACAAGTGAAATAAAAACCGTTTTACAGTTATACATTCTCTTCAATGCCTATTTTTTTGCACGCAGTCTTGTCCCCGTTCGTTGGAAATAG